The genomic interval CCGATCTGGTGCGGGGTCAGTACACGGTTGGCCCCGGCCCGCTCCAGCTTGGAAACGGATTCGGGCCGGTCGGCGCGGGCGATGATGGTCAGTTTGGAGTTGAACTGACGCGAGGACAGCGTGATGTACACGTTCTCGGCGTCCTGGCTGACGCAGGCAAAGAGCCCCTTGGCGCGCTCCACCCCGGCGGAGATGAGAAACTCGTCCGAGGTCGCGTCCCCGGCCAGAAAAAGATAGTTGTCCCGCTCCAGTTCAAAAAGCAGCTCCGGGTCCTTTTCAATGACGACCACGGACAGGTTTTCCCGCCTGAGTTCCTCCGCCACCACGGCGCCAATGCGCCCGTATCCGCAGATGATGTAATGATCCGCCATTGAATCGATGATTTTCTGCACCTTTCGTTTCCCCCATAAATCCTGCAACCGGCCCTCGACCACGACCTGAGTAAAGGCGCCCACCAGATAGGCAAAGCTGCCCACGCCCATGAGAATCAGAAAAGAGACCATGAGCCGCGCCCGGTCCGAGAGCGGATGCAGCTCCATGAAGCCCACGGTGGAGAGGGTCATGACGACCTGATAGAAGCTGTCCAGCAGGCTCCAGCCTTCCACCACCAGAAAGATGAACAGCCCGTAGGCAAAGACCGTGAGCAGAAAGCCCGCGCCCAGAACCAGTGGAAAAAAGGATCCGAAACGGAACTTGACCATCTGGTAGAGCCCGGTGAAGCCGCGGATTCCCGCCGAACAGCGCGGCAGGAAGCGGCGCAGAAATGATGTCCGCAGTGAGCATGTGTTCATGATCGTGTCGCCCTGGAACCTTCCAGACCGTGGCGCTTCTCCAGGGTCTTGATCCGGTCCCGCAATCGGGCCGCCTCCTCGAATTCAAGCATTTCCGCCGCCTTGCGCATTTCACGGCTAAGGCGGGCCACTTCCCTGGCCGCGTTCTCGGGTCCGGGATCATAGTCCGCCGTTCGCTCTGCCGCCCGTTCCAACTCCTTGGTCTCTCGGTGCAGGTCGTAAAGAGTGTTCTCCGAGGTCTTGCGGATGGACTGCGGAGTGATGCCGTGCTCCTCGTTGTAGAGGGTCTGCCGCTCCCTGCGCCGCTGCGTCTCGCCCATGGCCTCGGCCATGGAGCGGGTCACGGTGTCGGCGTAGAGCAGGACCTTGCCCTTCACGTTGCGCGCGGCCCGCCCGAAAGTCTGGATCAGGGACCGGGTCGAACGCAGGAACCCCTCCTTGTCGGCATCCAGCATGGCTACCAGAGAGACTTCCGGTATATCAAGGCCTTCGCGCAGAAGGTTGATGCCGACCAGTACGTCGAACTCCCCAGCTCGCAGGGCCTGGATGATGGCCACCCGCTCCAGGGTGTCGATGTCGGAATGCAGGTAGCGGGCGCGCACGCCCCGGGCCTGCAGGAATTCGGTCAGGTCCTCGGCCATGCGCTTGGTCAGGGTCGTAACCATGACCCGCTCGTCCACGGCGATGCGCGCCAGGCACTGCTCCATGAGATGATCCATCTGGCCGCTCGTGGGCACGACCTCGACCTCGGGGTCGATGAGGCCCGTAGGGCGGATGATCTGCTCCACCACCACGCCCTGGGCCCGCTCCAACTCCCATGGCGCGGGCGTAGCCGATACAAAGACGGTGGTGCCGATGCGCTCCAGAAATTCTTCGAAGTTCAGGGGCCGGTTGTCCAAGGCCGAGGGCAGGCGGAATCCGTAGTCGACCAGGGTCTGCTTGCGCGAGCGGTCGCCCTTGAACATGGCCCCGACCTGGGACACCGAGATATGCGACTCGTCCATGAAGAGCAGGAAATCTTTCGGGAAATAATCGATGAGCGTGGCCGGAGGCTGCCCGGTCATGCGGCCATCCAGGTGCAGGGAATAGTTCTCGATGCCGTTGCAGTAACCAAGCTCCTCGATCATCTCGAGGTCGAGCTGGGTCTTCTGCTCCAGTCGCTGCGCCTCGACCAGCATGTTTTTGCCCTGAAAATACTCCAGACGCTGCCGCAACTCCTCGCGGATGTCGACCATGGCCCGGATCAGATTGTCCCGGTCCGAAACGTAATGGCTGGCCGGGTAGATGACGGTCTTCGAAATGCGCGACAGGATCTCGCCCGTGAGCGGATCGGTCTCGTAAATCCCGTCGATCTCGTCCCCGAAAAATTCAAGGCGCAGGGCCTGCTCGTGCTCGTAGGCCGGAATGATCTCAAGAACGTCCCCGCGCACTCGAAAAGTGCCGCGATGCAAGTCATAGTCGTTGCGTTCGTACTGCACGTCCACCAGCCGCCCGATGATCGTCTCCATGGCCACGTGCTGCCCGCATTCGACCGGGATGACCATCTTGGCGTAGTACTCCGGCGAACCCAGACCGTAGATGCAGGACACGGAGGCGATGATGATCACGTCGCGACGGGTCAGCAGGGCGTGGGTGGCGGCATGGCGCAACTTGTCGATGTCGTCGTTGATGGCCGAATCCTTCTCGATGTAGGTATCGGAATGCGGCAGGTAGGCTTCGGGCTGGTAGTAGTCGTAATAACTGACAAAATACTCGACGGCGTTGCGGGGAAAGAGGCCCTTGAACTCGTTGTAGAGCTGCGCGGCCAAGGTCTTGTTGGGGGCCATGATCAGGGCGGGGCGATCAAGTCTTGCGATGACGTGGCCCATGGTGAAGGTCTTGCCCGAGCCGGTCACGCCGAGCAGGACCTGATCGCGCACGCCCTGCCGGATTCCCGAGCAGAGGGCGTCGATGGCCGCCGGCTGGTCGCCGCGCGGGACATATTCGGATTCAAGCTGAAAAAGAGACATGGATAACCTGCACGCCGGGCCGCTGGCCTGCGTCATGAGGGGCTTTATTTGGGCCGGATGCCCAGCACATTTGGCGCGGGCCAGAAATTCTTGTTGCTACCCTGAAAAAAATCGGACCGGTATTCGCCGACGAATCGGCCCACAAAACCGCCCACATCGACATACATGGCCGCATCGGCCCCGCCTTCGACGTACATGGCTCCGATCAGGTCCAGGGGCAGGTCGATGAGGGCCTGGGCAAACTCGTGCAGCGACAGCCGGGGACGGCAATGGACAAAGAGCAACCGCCCTTCCCGGTCCATGGCGATGGCCGCGCCGGAATGACGGCGCTCGCTCTGTTCCCAGAGATTCTCCCGCTCGCGGCTGATAAGGCGGTAATTCTGGATGATCCCGTCGTAGCCGGCAAGTATGTCCTGCCAGTCGGAGTCGCTCTTGCGGTCAACCCAGCGCAGTGAGGGCTGGTCGGGATCGTGGGGATGGAAGGCCAGGAACGCGCCGTAGTTCGGATGAATGAAGGAATTGATCACCACATTGGCGTCACGCATGTAGCCAGTGCTGCGCATCCGGTCATCGGCCCGGAACATGCCTGCATTGATGACCGCGACGAATCCCGAATGCCTGGCCCATTCCTGCATGCTGCGCATGCGTCCGGTGCCCAGGGCCGAACCCAGGGCCACGTCATACCGGCCGGGATCAATGCGCAACACAGCCATGGTGCTCTGCTCGCCCGCCAGATCCCCGAACTGGTCGGGAATCATGAACTCGCGCAACTCAAGCCCCGGTGCCAGCACGCGCCACTCTTCCGCGTGCAGCGGAGCGGCCGGGACGCAGAGAACCAGGCAGGTAAAAATGGCGCGAAGAAAAAAGGCGGACATGCTCGGTGCTCCCTGAAGGCCTGAAGGCCCAACTCGCAATTACATTCCACAGAAGCGGAATCATTTCAAGCAGAACGGCGCGCGCGGCATTGAAGCCCATCTCAAAGCGTGCTACACGGCTCTTCAAACACCGTCGCAATCAACCCGTCCAGGGAGGAAGGTTTCATGGAGATAGTCCGACAGGAATCAAGATCCGCACACCTCTGTCCCCGCGGATATGTCGCCACCATCTGCATCCGGGTCTTCAAGGGCCGCCGGGATGTCCTTGTGCACCTCTTTCGGCCCGACTGGGCTTCGGAGGGCGCCGATTATCCCTGGCCCGATCTCGTGCAGGAATGTCCAGGCCTCGATCCGTCCACGAGCCGGGGTGACAGCCGGGCGGTCCTGCTCGAATCCTTCAATCGGGAGGAAATGGACCAGATAGTCGAATACCTTGGCATCAGGTACACTGACCGACTGACCCGCATCAGCATCAATTCCCTGGAATTCCCACTGCCCGCCGGCCTGCTTCCCTTGAGTTCCATGCCCGAAGGCAAGGACATCGGTCGCATCCGTTTTGAGATCGTTCCCCGTTATCCCCTGCCCTTCGCCGTACACGGGCTCTACGACCTGAGCCAGCACAAGCCCATGGATCAGGGGATGGCCCAGACCTAGTCCGAAGCCTGCTCGCGTTCGAAACTCTGGCGCAAAAGCCGGAAAAGGGCGCGACCGTTCTTGGCCGGCTTTCCGGCAGCCTTCTCGGCCGCAGCCTGCTTCGAGAGCTGGCGCAGTTGCTGAGGGTCAAGCCCGAAACGCCCCACCAGCTCCGTCAACACATCCGTATCACCAGCCACAAGCGCGTCGCGCCAGATCTCGATCTGATGAAAGGCCTCGGCCTGCTGAAAACGAAGCTGATCGAGCTCGTTCAAAGCCTCGCGCAGGGGCACGGGATCGATCTTGCGCATGACCGTGCCGATGAACTGCTGCTGCCGCCGACGGGCTTCCTTGTCCTTGAGGGTGTGGAAAAAGCGGATGGCCTCGACCAGATCCTCGTGCAGATCAAGTCGCCCCAGCTGTTCCGGGGCCAATTCGATCAGGCTTTCCCCGAGCGTCTGCAGGGCGACCATGTCCCGCTTGCGTTGCGATTTGCTTGGCCGTCCTTCCCAGTCTTCCTCATTTCCGCGTTCAAATTCAGTCATTGTTTGGCTCCGTTAAATTTATTCATGGCCCCGGCCGAGCAGGGCTCCATCACGCAGGCTCCAGGGCCCGCAGGGAGTTTGCAGCTTCAGGGCCATCTCCAGGCGGAAAAGAAATTCGCCGCGCGGCACCTCGAATCCGCCGAAGCGGAGCATGTGCGGAGTTGTCTGCTGGCAATCGAAAAGAACGAACCCTGCCCCCTCAAGGGCCCGCATCAAGGTCACCAGACCGGCCTTGGAGGCGTCGGGCTCGCGGTAAAACATGGATTCCCCGAAAAAAGCCCCGCCCAGGGCCACGCCATAGAGACCGCCGACCAAGGTTTCGCCGGACCAGACCTCGATGCTGTGCGCGAACCCCAGCTCATGCAGGCGGCAATAGGCGGCCAGCATCTCTGGCACGATCCAGGTCCCGCATGCGCCACAGCGGGGCGTATCGGCGCATCCGGTGATGACCTGTTCGAAGACCGTGTCCAGGGTAAAGCGAAAGCGCCCCTGGCGCAAAATGCGTTCGAGTCTTTTGGGCACATGAATGCGCGCGGGCTCCAGGACAAGCCTGGGGTCGGGACTCCACCAGAGGATGGGGGAGTTCTCGCTGTACCAGGGAAAAATGCCCTGGGCATAGGCCATGAGCAGCCTGTGCGACGAGAGGTCCCCGCCCACGGCCAGCAGTCCGTCCTCGTCGGCATGCACCGGATCGGGAAAGACGGGCTGAACGGGCAGGGCAAAAACGGTCATGGCAGAATCACTTGAGGGAGAAGATGAAATCCAGTTCCCCGCTCCCAGTCAGTCCGATACGCACGCTTCCGCCGCTGGCGAGTTCTCCGAAAAGAATCTTGCCTGCCAGTTCGTCCTTTATTTCCTTCTGGATGAGCCTTCCCAGCGGCCTGGCCCCGAAAGCTGGGTCAAAGCCCTTCTTGGCCAGCCAGGAACGGGCCTCGGGCGAAAGATCCAGGGTCACGTTCTTGGCCGCGAGTTGGACACCCAGTTCGCCCATGAACTTGTCCACGATCTTTTCCATGATGTCCTGGGTCAGGGAATGGAACGGGATGATGGCATCGAGTCGGTTGCGGAATTCCGGGCTGAAGAGCTTCTCGATGGCGGCCAGCCCGCGCAGCCCTCTGTCCTCCTCGGCTCCGGCCTTGAAGCCGATGGCGTTGCCGCTCATCTCGCGGGCGCCCGCATTGGAGGTCATGAGCAGGATCACGTTGCGGAAATCGGACTTGCGGCCGTTGTTGTCCGTCAGGGTGGCGTGGTCCATGACCTGCAGCAGGATGGAGAACATGTCCATGTGCGCCTTCTCAATCTCGTCCAGCAGGAGCACGCAGTGCGGGGTCTTGCGGATGGCGTCGGTCAGCAGGCCGCCCTGTTCGAAGCCGACATAGCCGGGAGGCGCTCCGATGAGCCGGGCCACGGCGTGCTTCTCCATGTATTCGCTCATGTCGAAGCGCACGAAGGCCACATCCAGACAGTTCGCAAGCTGCTTGGCAAGCTCCGTCTTGCCCACGCCCGTGGGGCCGCTCAACAGGAAGGAGCCCAGGGGCCGCTCGACATTGCCCAGGCCAGCGCGGGAGCGCTTGATGGCCTGGGCCAGCATCTCCACAGCCTCCTTCTGACCGAACACCTTGGAGCCGAGCTCGTATTCGAGGCTGGCCAGACGGTCACGGTCCGAGGCGCTGACGCGGGCGCTGGGGATACGGGCCATGCGCGCCACCACTTCCTCGACGTCGCGCCGGGTCACGAATTTTCGCCGCTTCTTTTCCCCGGAGAGAACAAAGATGGCTCCGGCCTCGTCGATGACATCTATGGCCTTGTCCGGCAGGAAACGATCGTTGATGTGCCTGGCCGAAAGCTCCACGGCGGCGGAAATGGCCGAAGGCTGGTATTTCACTCCGTGAAAATCCTCGTAATAGGGCCGAAGACCCATGAGAATCTTTTCGCTCTCGGCCACGGTGGGCTCGACGATGTCGATTTTCTGGAAGCGCCGGGACAGGGCCCGGTCCTTCTCGAAATGATTCTTGTATTCCTCGTAGGTGGTGGAGCCGATGCAGCGCAGTTCGCCCGAGGCCAGCACGGGCTTCAGGATATTGGAAGCGTCCATGGATCCGCCGCTGGTCGAGCCCGCGCCGACGATGGTGTGGATCTCGTCGATGCACAGGATGGCCCCGTCCATGGCCTTGAGTTCGGAGATGACCCCCTTGAGGCGGGCCTCGAAGTCGCCACGATATTTGGTTCCAGCCAGCAGACTGCCCATGTCCAGGGCGAAAATTCGGGCTTCGGCAAACTGCTCCGGCACCTCGCCGCGGGCGATCTTGAGGGCCAGCCCCTCGGCCACGGCGGTCTTGCCCACGCCGGGGTCGCCGACGAAGATGGGATTGTTTTTTTTGCGCCGGGCCAGAACCTGCAGAGTGCGCTTGAGCTCCTCGTCACGGCCGACCAGAGGATCGATCCTGCCTTCCTTCGCCCTGGCCACCAGATCCACGGTATATTTCTCCAGGGCGCTCTGCTTGGAGGCATCCCTGGTCTCGGCTTCGCCGCTGCCACCGCCATCGGGAATCTGATGGGAAATGTACTCGATCACCGCCAGCCGCGTCAGGCCCTGGGCCTTGAGGTAATAGACGGCAAAGGCGTCTTCCTCTTCGAGCATGGCGGCCAGGAAATCCCCTGCCTCGACCTGGGACTTGCCCGAAGACTGGATGTGCAGGATGGCCCGTTGCATGGCCCGCTGCACGCTGACCGTCTGCACGATCTCGTGCTCGGGACGGGGACTTACATCAAGATGATCGATGAAAAATTGAGCCAGCTGCTTGCGCAGGCGCTCCAGATCTACGCCGCAACCGGCAAGCAGGCTTTGACCGTGGGTGTCGAGCGTATAGCTGTACAGCAAATGCTCGAGGGTCAAAAACTCGTGCTGGCGGAGTTTGACCTCACGCACGGCATTACCAATGATTCTTTCAAGCTCCTTACTCAGCATTTACACCTCTTCCATGGAGCAGCGCAGGGGAAAAGACCGGGCTTTGGCCATCTGATGCACAAGCTGCACCTTTGTCTCCGCGACCTCGGCCGTGTAGATTCCGCACAGGCCAATCCCTTTCTCGTGAACACTCATCATGATGGCAAACGACTCGGATTCGGATTTGCCAAAAACATTCATAAGCACTTCCACGACAAAATCCATGGACGTATAATCGTCGTTATGCAGCAACACCTTGAACTGCCTGGGCTCCTGCAGCTGGTCCTCGACCATGATGTCGGGATCGGAACCCGGAACCTCAAATGGTTCGGTCATGACACACCCCGGCCCTACTCATCTTCACCGTATTCGTCGATCCAGGCCTGCAGAATCTGCACAACCTGCTTGGCCTGCTTGACCGAGGATATATTGAACTTGGAGTGCGGGGAAAACCGGCCGTTGCGCTTCTGGTAGCGTCCGACCCTGAACTTGACCGGCCCGAACTCCTCCTCGCCGCGTCCCACTTCCTGATAGGCGAACATCAGGGTTGACCATGCTCCGCGGGTCAGCACTTCCTTCTTCAGTTCCTTAACCTTCTGGACACCCTCTTCATCGGTCCAGTCTATGGAAATATCGTCGATGGTTTCAGCCATTGTCTCTCCTCGTGATTGATTCATCCGTCAGGCAGGTTCTTGGGTCCGGGCAACGCTGCTCGGGAACCGCCGTCGTGCGGGACCGCCCCTCAAAGGGATACTGCCCCACAAAGGGGGACTATTAATGCCGCGTTCGCTAAAAGCAAGCCTCAATACTGCCCGTGATCCATGGCGCATCGCTCGGCCATGCAAACTCCGAGCGTGCCGCTCCGAATGCATTTTTCCACTACCGCTCCAGGACGAAATATATTACCCAAGGCATGTTTTTTCCAAAACAACTCCTATTTTTTTACTATCAACATATTTAATTTCAAGGAGTTTTCATGTCTCTCAAAGTCGTTGTCATCGGCGGCGTGGCTCTCGGGCCCAAGGCCGCATGCCGCATCAAACGCATAGCGCCTGATTCCGAAGTGACCCTGGTCGACGCCAGCAAACTCATCTCCTACGGCGGCTGCGGAATCCCCTATTATGTTTCAGGTGACGTCAGCGATCACCAGCAACTGCAGGAAACAAGCTTCCACATGGTCCGAGACGAACAATTCTTCAAGGATTGCAAGGACTTCAATGTCATGACCGAGACCAGGGCGCTGTCCATCGACCGCAAGGCCAAGACCGTCCTGGTCCAGGCCAAGGACGGCACGCAGACCACGCTGCCCTATGACAAGCTGGTTCTGGGCATGGGCAGCACGCCCCGCAAACTGCCCATCCCCGGACGCGACCTGGGCAACGTCTTCACCGTGAGCACCCTGGGCGAAGCCATCCGCATCAAGGAACAGGTGGCGAGCGGCAGCGTCGGTTCGGCCGTTATCGTGGGCGGAGGATTCATCGGCCTTGAGATGGCGGAGTCCTTTGCCGACATGTGGGGCATCGAGACCACGGTCATCGAGGTTGCGGACCAGATCATGCCGGGCTTCATGAGCAAGGCCATGGCCACCATCGCCGAAAAGCATCTCGCGGAAAACGACGTCACCGTTCATACCTCGGAAATGGTCCAGGCCATCGAGGGCGAAGACGGCAAGGTCCAGCGCGTGGTGACCAACAAACGCACCATCGACGCAGACCTGGTCATCCTGGCCGTGGGCGTCGTGCCCAACGATACCCTCGCACGGGAGGCCGGACTGTCCTGCTCCGAGCGCGGCGGCATCATCGTCTCCAAGACCATGCAGACCTCGGATCCGGATGTTTACGCCGGCGGCGACTGCGTGGTCATCGAAAACATCGTCACGGGCAAGATCGGCTACTATCCCCTGGGCTCCCTGGCCAACAGCCAGGGGCGCATCATCGGCACCAACGTGGCCGGTGGCAGAGAAACCTTCGACGGGGCGGTCGGCACCTACATCATCAAACTTTTTGATTTCGCCTTCTCGGGCACAGGACTGTCCCTGCCCGTGGCCCTGCGCGAGGGCTTCGACGCCTTCAGCAC from Deltaproteobacteria bacterium HGW-Deltaproteobacteria-18 carries:
- a CDS encoding potassium channel protein, with translation MNTCSLRTSFLRRFLPRCSAGIRGFTGLYQMVKFRFGSFFPLVLGAGFLLTVFAYGLFIFLVVEGWSLLDSFYQVVMTLSTVGFMELHPLSDRARLMVSFLILMGVGSFAYLVGAFTQVVVEGRLQDLWGKRKVQKIIDSMADHYIICGYGRIGAVVAEELRRENLSVVVIEKDPELLFELERDNYLFLAGDATSDEFLISAGVERAKGLFACVSQDAENVYITLSSRQFNSKLTIIARADRPESVSKLERAGANRVLTPHQIGGKRIAQVMLRPTVTDFMDLATQGHNLQMEEIPVRPGSELVGKNLITSGIRPRFNLMIIAIEKMGGKMTFNPHPEVTIEVGDTLIAVGPPENFSGLQSVCRGTQEDEA
- a CDS encoding ATP-dependent Clp protease adaptor ClpS, translated to MTEPFEVPGSDPDIMVEDQLQEPRQFKVLLHNDDYTSMDFVVEVLMNVFGKSESESFAIMMSVHEKGIGLCGIYTAEVAETKVQLVHQMAKARSFPLRCSMEEV
- a CDS encoding excinuclease ABC subunit B (The UvrABC repair system catalyzes the recognition and processing of DNA lesions. The beta-hairpin of the Uvr-B subunit is inserted between the strands, where it probes for the presence of a lesion), which encodes MSLFQLESEYVPRGDQPAAIDALCSGIRQGVRDQVLLGVTGSGKTFTMGHVIARLDRPALIMAPNKTLAAQLYNEFKGLFPRNAVEYFVSYYDYYQPEAYLPHSDTYIEKDSAINDDIDKLRHAATHALLTRRDVIIIASVSCIYGLGSPEYYAKMVIPVECGQHVAMETIIGRLVDVQYERNDYDLHRGTFRVRGDVLEIIPAYEHEQALRLEFFGDEIDGIYETDPLTGEILSRISKTVIYPASHYVSDRDNLIRAMVDIREELRQRLEYFQGKNMLVEAQRLEQKTQLDLEMIEELGYCNGIENYSLHLDGRMTGQPPATLIDYFPKDFLLFMDESHISVSQVGAMFKGDRSRKQTLVDYGFRLPSALDNRPLNFEEFLERIGTTVFVSATPAPWELERAQGVVVEQIIRPTGLIDPEVEVVPTSGQMDHLMEQCLARIAVDERVMVTTLTKRMAEDLTEFLQARGVRARYLHSDIDTLERVAIIQALRAGEFDVLVGINLLREGLDIPEVSLVAMLDADKEGFLRSTRSLIQTFGRAARNVKGKVLLYADTVTRSMAEAMGETQRRRERQTLYNEEHGITPQSIRKTSENTLYDLHRETKELERAAERTADYDPGPENAAREVARLSREMRKAAEMLEFEEAARLRDRIKTLEKRHGLEGSRATRS
- a CDS encoding pyridine nucleotide-disulfide oxidoreductase, with the protein product MSLKVVVIGGVALGPKAACRIKRIAPDSEVTLVDASKLISYGGCGIPYYVSGDVSDHQQLQETSFHMVRDEQFFKDCKDFNVMTETRALSIDRKAKTVLVQAKDGTQTTLPYDKLVLGMGSTPRKLPIPGRDLGNVFTVSTLGEAIRIKEQVASGSVGSAVIVGGGFIGLEMAESFADMWGIETTVIEVADQIMPGFMSKAMATIAEKHLAENDVTVHTSEMVQAIEGEDGKVQRVVTNKRTIDADLVILAVGVVPNDTLAREAGLSCSERGGIIVSKTMQTSDPDVYAGGDCVVIENIVTGKIGYYPLGSLANSQGRIIGTNVAGGRETFDGAVGTYIIKLFDFAFSGTGLSLPVALREGFDAFSTHVIMSDHSHFYPKRDMVSLEIVVERRSGRVLGLQGACHNGDSLKGRIDTMAALLKFRPTLRDVSSLEMAYAPPFGSAMDVLNAAANTAENILVGRNVPLQPVDFAKLWENRVSENLLCIDTREWGNAEPFVNKHPEFWKNIPQGQLRNRLDEIPKDKKIVLLCNTGGRSYESQVILRHAGFLEPVNLQGGMGFIKQLGFDPSQED
- the clpA gene encoding ATP-dependent Clp protease ATP-binding subunit ClpA, whose translation is MLSKELERIIGNAVREVKLRQHEFLTLEHLLYSYTLDTHGQSLLAGCGVDLERLRKQLAQFFIDHLDVSPRPEHEIVQTVSVQRAMQRAILHIQSSGKSQVEAGDFLAAMLEEEDAFAVYYLKAQGLTRLAVIEYISHQIPDGGGSGEAETRDASKQSALEKYTVDLVARAKEGRIDPLVGRDEELKRTLQVLARRKKNNPIFVGDPGVGKTAVAEGLALKIARGEVPEQFAEARIFALDMGSLLAGTKYRGDFEARLKGVISELKAMDGAILCIDEIHTIVGAGSTSGGSMDASNILKPVLASGELRCIGSTTYEEYKNHFEKDRALSRRFQKIDIVEPTVAESEKILMGLRPYYEDFHGVKYQPSAISAAVELSARHINDRFLPDKAIDVIDEAGAIFVLSGEKKRRKFVTRRDVEEVVARMARIPSARVSASDRDRLASLEYELGSKVFGQKEAVEMLAQAIKRSRAGLGNVERPLGSFLLSGPTGVGKTELAKQLANCLDVAFVRFDMSEYMEKHAVARLIGAPPGYVGFEQGGLLTDAIRKTPHCVLLLDEIEKAHMDMFSILLQVMDHATLTDNNGRKSDFRNVILLMTSNAGAREMSGNAIGFKAGAEEDRGLRGLAAIEKLFSPEFRNRLDAIIPFHSLTQDIMEKIVDKFMGELGVQLAAKNVTLDLSPEARSWLAKKGFDPAFGARPLGRLIQKEIKDELAGKILFGELASGGSVRIGLTGSGELDFIFSLK
- a CDS encoding leucyl/phenylalanyl-tRNA--protein transferase, which encodes MTVFALPVQPVFPDPVHADEDGLLAVGGDLSSHRLLMAYAQGIFPWYSENSPILWWSPDPRLVLEPARIHVPKRLERILRQGRFRFTLDTVFEQVITGCADTPRCGACGTWIVPEMLAAYCRLHELGFAHSIEVWSGETLVGGLYGVALGGAFFGESMFYREPDASKAGLVTLMRALEGAGFVLFDCQQTTPHMLRFGGFEVPRGEFLFRLEMALKLQTPCGPWSLRDGALLGRGHE